The following are from one region of the Stanieria cyanosphaera PCC 7437 genome:
- a CDS encoding pentapeptide repeat-containing protein, with protein MKIFGLFQLNLKVFIIKFLLLLSCCWLIIGLGNLEHNLAWAETKTLLTLEILQSRIEQPIQKEGIDTIDLSNFIIDLSNKNPEFNQQFYQQLQTKLIRSNKPIVLDFSQTLIKGKFEAKDLGISTRLAEGALSSLLNPLEQETIKEYSQLSLQPGEQIPTVNIIRSGLKFQQTEFTDQVDFNNSFCLQKIIATEAKFRQESNWINSIFVREIDFSNTRFQKEANFSYSNFGSKVKFVGGQFLAQANFNNSYFQNKLDFQSASFEQLLDFNNSNFEGLVNLSKSDFKQRVIFIKSRFQESLLMINSIFEGMVDFRDTFFKKPIDLQDSIILEQINLSNAVFAPQTKINVAGLGFDSDVAKIIGETGIIGKIINVPILEGNEIILRNLIRNFRRLEQIPDANQLEYQREKLRLKQLGSQIIAVSWQTIFSLSWLGKILAWLGLSLVLLLGNYGTNFSLVFAVGLIAIAFFSLLFWFVDRYRRRVPKPIVPNRYETICIVSSYWALTLFGIIGIFQATDRPWLTLACLAIILLPIPALLLIRLYSQGRYHNLLDLTYFVEDGSMRQFRLMLGRLPIIPRFPFFRDRYEPILWERKWNWLNYYDLSLNNLLKFGFNDIRLRDRDLPGIVATLVWYQWALGVLYIILLLWTLSRTIPGLNLLIYF; from the coding sequence TTGAAAATATTTGGCTTGTTTCAATTAAATTTAAAAGTATTTATCATCAAATTTTTATTACTTTTATCTTGTTGCTGGCTAATTATAGGATTAGGAAATTTAGAGCATAATTTAGCTTGGGCTGAAACTAAAACTTTATTAACCTTAGAAATTTTGCAATCTCGGATTGAACAGCCAATTCAAAAAGAAGGAATAGATACAATTGATTTAAGTAATTTTATTATTGATTTAAGTAATAAAAATCCCGAATTTAATCAACAATTTTATCAACAACTCCAAACTAAATTAATTCGTAGCAACAAACCCATTGTTTTAGATTTTAGTCAAACACTTATTAAAGGGAAATTTGAGGCTAAAGATTTAGGTATTTCAACTCGTTTAGCTGAAGGAGCTTTATCATCTTTATTAAATCCCTTGGAACAAGAAACTATCAAAGAATATAGTCAGCTATCTCTTCAACCAGGAGAACAAATTCCAACAGTTAATATAATTAGAAGTGGATTAAAGTTTCAGCAAACTGAATTTACAGATCAAGTAGATTTTAATAATAGTTTTTGTTTACAAAAAATTATTGCTACAGAAGCAAAATTTAGACAAGAATCTAATTGGATTAATAGTATTTTTGTTCGAGAAATAGATTTTAGTAATACTCGTTTTCAGAAGGAAGCAAATTTTAGTTATAGTAATTTTGGTAGTAAGGTAAAATTTGTAGGTGGACAATTTTTAGCTCAGGCAAACTTTAATAATAGTTATTTTCAAAATAAGCTTGATTTTCAGTCGGCAAGTTTTGAACAGTTATTAGATTTTAATAATAGTAATTTTGAGGGATTAGTTAATTTAAGTAAGAGCGATTTTAAACAAAGAGTTATTTTTATTAAAAGTAGATTTCAAGAATCTCTCTTAATGATTAATAGTATTTTTGAAGGGATGGTTGATTTTCGGGATACTTTTTTTAAAAAGCCAATTGATTTACAAGATTCAATTATTTTAGAACAAATTAATTTAAGTAATGCAGTTTTTGCTCCTCAGACAAAAATTAATGTGGCTGGGTTAGGTTTTGATTCTGATGTTGCCAAAATTATTGGAGAGACTGGAATAATTGGGAAAATTATTAATGTGCCAATTTTAGAAGGTAATGAAATTATTTTACGCAATTTAATTAGAAACTTTCGGAGATTAGAACAAATACCTGACGCTAATCAACTTGAATATCAAAGAGAAAAACTTAGACTGAAACAATTAGGTAGTCAAATTATTGCTGTTAGTTGGCAAACTATTTTTAGTTTAAGTTGGCTTGGCAAAATTTTGGCTTGGTTGGGATTAAGTTTGGTTTTATTGTTAGGAAATTATGGCACAAACTTTAGTTTAGTGTTTGCCGTCGGGTTAATTGCGATCGCATTTTTTAGTTTATTATTTTGGTTTGTTGATCGCTATCGTCGTCGTGTACCCAAACCAATTGTACCGAACCGCTATGAAACTATTTGTATTGTAAGTAGTTATTGGGCATTAACTTTATTTGGCATCATTGGAATTTTTCAAGCTACCGACCGACCTTGGTTAACTTTAGCTTGTTTAGCCATAATTCTATTACCAATTCCTGCTCTTTTATTAATTCGTCTTTATTCTCAAGGACGCTATCACAATCTACTTGACCTTACTTATTTTGTCGAAGACGGTTCAATGCGTCAATTTCGGTTAATGTTGGGACGTTTACCAATCATACCAAGATTTCCCTTTTTTCGCGATCGCTATGAACCTATTTTATGGGAGAGAAAATGGAATTGGCTTAATTATTACGATTTGAGTTTAAATAATTTATTAAAATTTGGTTTTAATGATATTCGCTTACGCGATCGCGATTTGCCAGGTATTGTTGCGACTTTAGTATGGTATCAGTGGGCGTTAGGAGTACTGTATATCATTTTGTTGTTGTGGACTCTTTCACGAAC